From one Lycium ferocissimum isolate CSIRO_LF1 chromosome 7, AGI_CSIRO_Lferr_CH_V1, whole genome shotgun sequence genomic stretch:
- the LOC132063112 gene encoding FT-interacting protein 1 has translation MRLIVEVIDAHDLMPKDGEGSASPFVEVDFDNQLSKTRTVPKNLNPTWNHKLIFHLDDIKNHRYKYIEVSVYHERRPIPGRNFLGRVRIPCSNIVKKGEEVYQRFQLERKWFSSFVKGEIGLKIYISPQSDPNLYPQKSSIQPTPKSSSPPNIPSIENPENLDNPPSSLPAPEVSTLDTPKASNSSEVQKTENTAISAADQSSSFAVVEKPGHLSPSEQATESVQHIEERPQFIFKHQAMQQPVISIRKRPGFQPPMQHQADHPQAIHSHPHVQPKMQHQVEHHRPIHSHPGVQPPMQHQVDHPRTMHNHPNDEYELKDTNPQLGQQWPRGGGYGGRGWMNSDRHASTYDLVEQMFYLYVRVVKSKDLQPSVLTGSCDPYVEVKLGNYKGRTKHFDKKMNPEWNQVFAFSKDRIQSSVLEVYVKDKDMMGRDDNLGRVVFDLNEVPTRVPPDSPLAPQWYRLEDRRGEGKVRGEIMLAVWMGTQADEAFSDAWHADAAFVHGEGVMSVRSKVYVSPKLWYLRVNVIEAQDIIPNDQSRLPEVFVKAQVGNQVLKTNICPARTANPMWNEDLVFVAAEPFEEDLVLSIEDHIHPMKDEILGRISFPLNTFEKRLDHRPVHSRWFNLEKFGFGSLEVDRRKELKFSSRVHLRVCLEGGYHVLDESAMYISDQRPTARQLWKPPVGILEVGILGAEGLLPMKMKDSRGSTDAYCVAKYGQKWVRTRTILDTFSPKWNEQYTWEVYDPCTVITLGVFDNCHLGVEKPGIGAARDSRIGKVRIRLSTLESHRIYTHSYPLLVLHPSGVKKMGELQLAVRFTSLSLANMIHTYGLPLLPKMHYLHPFTVNQVDNLRYQAMSIVAIRLARAEPPLRKEIVEYMLDVDSHMWSMRRSKANFFRIMSLLSSIISVNRWFGDVCHWKNPVTSVLVHILFLILIWYPELILPTLFLYMFLIGLWNYRFRPRHPPHMDTKLSWAEHVHPDELDEEFDTFPTSRPQDIARMRYDRLRSVAGRIQTVVGDVATQGERLQGVLSWRDPRATSLFIMFSLFTAVMLYVTPFRVVALVAGLYMLRHPRFRSKMPSVPSNFFKRLPARTDSML, from the coding sequence ATGAGGCTCATAGTAGAAGTAATAGATGCTCATGATCTTATGCCCAAAGATGGTGAAGGATCAGCAAGTCCATTTGTAGAAGTTGATTTTGATAACCAACTTAGCAAAACTAGAACAGTCCCAAAGAATCTCAACCCCACTTGGAACCATAAACTTATCTTCCATCTTGATGATATAAAAAACCATCGATACAAATACATTGAAGTTTCCGTGTATCATGAGAGAAGGCCTATTCCGGGAAGAAACTTTCTTGGAAGGGTGAGAATTCCTTGCTCAAATATAGTCaagaaaggggaagaagttTATCAAAGATTCCAACTTGAAAGGAAATGGTTTTCCTCATTTGTTAAAGGAGAGATCGGcctcaaaatatacatttcACCACAATCTGATCCAAATTTATATCCTCAAAAATCTTCTATCCAGCCAACCCCAAAATCTTCTAGTCCTCCAAATATTCCTTCCATAGAAAATCCAGAAAATTTAGATAATCCACCAAGTTCACTTCCTGCCCCTGAAGTTTCTACTCTTGATACTCCTAAAGCTAGTAATAGTTCAGAAGTACAAAAAACTGAAAACACTGCAATTTCTGCGGCTGATCAGTCTTCTAGCTTTGCTGTAGTAGAAAAACCTGGTCATCTTTCTCCAAGTGAGCAGGCCACAGAATCAGTTCAGCACATTGAAGAAAGACCTCAATTCATTTTCAAGCATCAAGCTATGCAGCAGCCAGTCATATCAATAAGGAAGAGACCAGGTTTCCAACCACCAATGCAGCATCAAGCAGACCACCCCCAAGCTATTCATAGCCACCCACATGTACAACCGAAAATGCAGCATCAAGTAGAGCACCACCGACCTATCCATAGCCACCCGGGTGTCCAACCACCAATGCAGCATCAAGTAGACCACCCCCGAACGATGCATAACCACCCTAACGATGAGTATGAGCTGAAGGACACGAATCCTCAGCTTGGTCAGCAGTGGCCACGTGGCGGAGGATATGGAGGAAGAGGATGGATGAATAGTGATAGACATGCAAGCACATACGACCTTGTGGAGCAGATGTTTTATCTTTATGTTCGAGTTGTTAAGTCCAAAGATCTTCAACCAAGTGTCCTCACCGGTAGCTGTGATCCATATGTGGAAGTGAAGCTAGGGAATTACAAAGGAAGGACAAAACATTTTGATAAGAAAATGAATCCTGAGTGGAACCAGGTATTTGCTTTCTCTAAAGATCGAATTCAGTCTTCAGTTCTTGAAGTGTACGTGAAGGATAAAGATATGATGGGAAGAGATGATAATCTTGGAAGGGTGGTTTTTGACTTGAATGAGGTCCCAACAAGAGTTCCTCCTGATAGTCCCTTGGCTCCTCAATGGTACAGACTGGAGGATCGACGAGGAGAAGGGAAAGTAAGAGGGGAAATCATGCTTGCTGTTTGGATGGGAACACAAGCAGATGAAGCATTTTCAGATGCTTGGCATGCAGATGCTGCCTTTGTTCATGGAGAGGGAGTTATGAGTGTCAGGTCCAAAGTTTACGTCTCTCCAAAACTTTGGTACCTGAGAGTAAATGTTATTGAAGCTCAAGATATCATCCCGAATGACCAGAGCCGCCTACCTGAAGTTTTTGTGAAAGCTCAGGTGGGAAATCAGGTGCTCAAGACCAATATATGTCCTGCTCGAACAGCAAATCCAATGTGGAACGAAGATTTGGTTTTTGTAGCTGCTGAGCCTTTTGAGGAGGATCTAGTCCTCAGCATTGAGGACCATATTCACCCTATGAAAGATGAGATTCTTGGAAGGATAAGTTTCCCACTGAACACATTTGAGAAGAGGCTTGACCACCGGCCTGTCCATTCTCGGTGGTTCAACCTTGAGAAGTTTGGTTTTGGTTCCTTGGAAGTTGACAGGAGGAAAGAGCTCAAGTTTTCAAGCAGAGTTCACCTGAGAGTATGTCTTGAAGGTGGATATCATGTGCTGGATGAATCAGCCATGTACATAAGTGATCAAAGGCCAACAGCAAGACAACTGTGGAAGCCACCAGTGGGAATATTGGAAGTTGGCATATTAGGTGCAGAAGGGCTTCTTCCAATGAAGATGAAGGATAGCAGAGGAAGCACAGATGCCTATTGTGTGGCAAAATATGGTCAGAAATGGGTAAGGACAAGAACCATTCTTGACACTTTCAGCCCCAAATGGAATGAGCAATACACATGGGAAGTTTATGATCCTTGCACAGTTATCACATTGGGAGTCTTTGATAACTGCCACTTAGGAGTTGAGAAGCCAGGGATTGGAGCAGCACGAGACTCGCGAATTGGGAAGGTGCGTATAAGATTATCAACGTTGGAATCTCATAGAATTTACACTCATTCTTATCCCCTTCTTGTTCTGCACCCATCAGGGGTTAAGAAAATGGGGGAACTTCAATTGGCAGTGAGATTCACAAGCCTCTCTTTAGCCAACATGATACATACTTATGGCCTCCCTTTGCTTCCCAAAATGCACTACCTTCATCCCTTCACTGTCAACCAAGTAGACAACTTGAGATACCAAGCTATGAGCATTGTTGCTATTAGGCTTGCTAGAGCGGAACCACCACTCAGGAAAGAAATTGTAGAGTACATGTTAGATGttgattcccacatgtggagtATGAGAAGAAGCAAGGCTAATTTCTTTAGGATCATGTCACTTCTTTCGAGCATAATCTCTGTTAATCGATGGTTTGGTGATGTTTGTCACTGGAAAAATCCAGTCACCTCAGTCTTGGTTCACATCCTCTTCTTGATACTGATCTGGTATCCGGAGTTGATTCTGCCAACTCTGTTTCTCTACATGTTCCTCATTGGACTATGGAACTATCGGTTCCGGCCAAGGCACCCTCCTCACATGGACACTAAGCTTTCATGGGCAGAACATGTACACCCTGATGAGCTTGATGAAGAATTCGACACATTCCCAACGTCTAGGCCCCAAGACATTGCTCGAATGAGGTACGATAGGCTCAGAAGTGTGGCCGGGAGGATTCAGACCGTGGTCGGGGACGTAGCAACACAAGGGGAGAGGCTGCAAGGAGTGCTAAGCTGGAGAGATCCAAGAGCAACCAGTTTGTTTATCATGTTCAGTCTTTTCACAGCAGTTATGCTTTATGTGACTCCCTTCAGAGTAGTGGCTTTAGTTGCTGGACTATATATGCTAAGGCATCCCAGGTTCAGAAGCAAGATGCCTTCTGTTCCCAGCAACTTCTTTAAGAGATTACCAGCTAGAACAGATAGCATGCTGTGA
- the LOC132063113 gene encoding probable magnesium transporter NIPA8, translating to MGDWVIGALINLLGNIFINFGTNLLKLGHDERKKHFVLANVGTNVRARMKPIIYFQAWRVGILFFAIGNCLNFISFGYAAQSLLAALGSIQFISNIGFAYYVLNKRVTIKLLLATAFVVVGNIFLVAFGNHQSTVYTPEQLAENYTNIIFLFYCLSLVLVVALHHSIYNRGEGQMLVPFSYAVVSGAIGSCSVLFAKSLSNMLRLSMSSSDGYSILHSGFTYSMLLMFLSTGGFWMARLNEGLSRFDAILIVPMFQIAWTFFSICTGFVYFEEYKVFDALRTTMFILGMMSVFVGIYLLAPDDDELSKGGEVLKDGSLVLSKDSNLSQDMERLFIMPSKNSQIKDIEIIWTSYADENC from the coding sequence ATGGGGGATTGGGTAATTGGAGCCTTAATCAATTTGTTAGGAAACATTTTCATCAACTTTGGAACCAACCTCCTTAAATTAGGTCATGATGAGAGAAAGAAGCACTTTGTGCTGGCTAATGTGGGAACAAATGTAAGGGCTAGGATGAAGCCTATTATATACTTCCAAGCATGGAGAGTTGGTATCCTATTCTTTGCTATTGGAAATTGTctcaatttcatttcatttggaTATGCTGCTCAGTCACTTCTAGCAGCTTTAGGATCTATACAATTTATCTCAAACATAGGTTTCGCGTACTACGTTTTGAACAAAAGAGTGACAATCAAATTACTGTTAGCCACtgcttttgttgttgttggaaacATCTTCCTTGTAGCATTTGGCAATCACCAGTCCACTGTTTACACGCCAGAGCAATTGGCTGAAAATTACACCAACATTATATTTCTCTTTTACTGTCTCAGTTTGGTCTTAGTTGTTGCTTTACATCATTCAATTTACAATAGAGGAGAAGGGCAAATGCTGGTTCCATTTTCATATGCAGTTGTATCAGGTGCCATCGGATCGTGCTCAGTATTGTTCGCAAAGTCTCTTTCAAACATGTTAAGATTGTCAATGTCTTCAAGCGATGGTTATTCAATATTGCACAGCGGGTTCACGTATTCAATGCTCCTGATGTTTCTAAGTACAGGTGGATTTTGGATGGCGAGGTTAAATGAAGGGCTTTCGCGATTTGATGCAATACTTATTGTCCCCATGTTTCAAATCGCTTGGACTTTCTTCTCCATTTGTACTGGATTTGTCTACTTTGAGGAGTACAAGGTGTTTGATGCTTTAAGAACAACAATGTTCATTCTTGGAATGATGTCTGTGTTTGTTGGCATTTATTTGCTAGCACCGGATGATGATGAATTATCAAAAGGAGGTGAAGTATTGAAGGATGGTTCTTTAGTACTTTCAAAAGATTCAAATTTGTCGCAGGATATGGAGAGGCTGTTCATCATGCCATCTAAAAACTCCCAGATAAAGGACATAGAGATCATTTGGACGAGTTATGCTGATGAAAACTGCTAA